ACTTGTAAATTGGTTACCGATCAAGTACGCCCTTTTGATCTTGATATGAACCTCATCGGCTACTTCTCTGATCCTTTTAGCGGTTTCGAAGCCCATCTTCGAAGGGTCGGTAACTATGAGAAGTATATCGACATCTTTCGCGGTCCTTCTACTTAGATGCTCCAACCCCGCTTCCATATCCATAAGAATGATATCGTAATTATCAGCGATTACATCCAATATTCTCGTCAAAACGCTATTGATATAGCAATAACAACCCTCACCTTCCGATCTGCCCATCGCCAAAAAATCAAAATTTGGAGTTTCAACCAATATATTATAGACCCACGTTTCAAGCAACCTCTCCTTCGATATACCTAAAGATAGGGCATCCTGGTCCATTTGCTTTCTCAATTCATTGGTTACCGTACCGACGGTTTTCTCAACCTTTAAACCAAGGGCTTCAGGAAGATTGGTGGCCGGGTCCGCATCGATAACTAGTATCGATCTATCCCCTTTACTCTGAATCAATACCTTTAGTAATAATGCGGTTAGAGTGGTCTTCCCGGAGCCGCCTTTGCCAGAGATCGATAATCTACTCATACCACA
This DNA window, taken from Nitrososphaerales archaeon, encodes the following:
- a CDS encoding AAA family ATPase — translated: MEEDRTICPIKCGMSRLSISGKGGSGKTTLTALLLKVLIQSKGDRSILVIDADPATNLPEALGLKVEKTVGTVTNELRKQMDQDALSLGISKERLLETWVYNILVETPNFDFLAMGRSEGEGCYCYINSVLTRILDVIADNYDIILMDMEAGLEHLSRRTAKDVDILLIVTDPSKMGFETAKRIREVADEVHIKIKRAYLIGNQFTSEMEGLLMGRAKEIGVEYGGFIPTDPNIYRHNLEGKPLLHLPSDSPAVIAAEQIAKRINLL